Proteins encoded by one window of Lycium barbarum isolate Lr01 chromosome 11, ASM1917538v2, whole genome shotgun sequence:
- the LOC132617937 gene encoding uncharacterized protein LOC132617937, giving the protein MDGICIFVAYNGKWTTDNKYLDHETRLILVREEISFEGLVEKIFQVLKLKRGEIEANIWFDTKLETSKGMRVTNDDEVTTCIYLLKNDSKFRTSRFIVDIVGRNSLSANNSKTELCKEEVNGEPHGEGLWERQIGDKASIVVEPTMKVEYLTTKEKTEDTGQTSNGKKVRKRPASKRGNLQKLVLREDASLDEIDVGSVFADKESLKKCISSNAIEYHFRFKVHKSSKERYYLKCYDDECSWSLHSSQVHDSPLFKITKFENNHSCSIDENDQRQAATSKAISDYIIDFLHDTDEEIKPKFVVEEMRRRYGLSISYHKARRAIQLAFGPEMDV; this is encoded by the coding sequence ATGGATGGAATATGCATCTTTGTTGCTTACAATGGCAAATGGACTACAGATAACAAGTATTTGGATCATGAGACCAGACTAATTCTTGTAAGAGAAGAAATATCATTTGAAGGTCTTGTTGAAAAGATTTTTCAGGTTCTAAAACTGAAAAGGGGTGAGATTGAAGCAAATATTTGGTTTGATACAAAGCTTGAAACAAGCAAAGGGATGCGAGTAACAAATGACGATGAGGTTACTACGTGCATCTACTTGCTGAAAAATGATTCAAAATTCAGGACTTCCcgtttcattgttgatattgtgggaAGGAATTCTTTATCAGCAAACAATTCAAAAACAGAATTATGCAAGGAAGAAGTAAATGGTGAACCCCACGGGGAAGGACTATGGGAAAGGCAGATAGGAGATAAAGCATCGATAGTGGTTGAACCAACAATGAAGGTTGAATATTTgacaacaaaagaaaaaactgAGGATACGGGACAGACATCAAATGGTAAGAAAGTAAGAAAAAGGCCGGCCAGTAAAAGAGGCAATCTGCAAAAGTTAGTTCTGAGAGAAGATGCTTCATTGGATGAAATAGATGTGGGATCTGTGTTTGCGGACAAAGAAAGTTTGAAGAAATGTATATCTAGTAATGCAATTGAGTACCACTTCAGATTTAAGGTCCATAAATCTAGCAAAGAAAGATATTATCTGAAGTGTTATGATGACGAATGCAGTTGGAGTTTGCATTCTTCACAGGTCCATGATTCTCCATTATTCAAGATTACTAAGTTTGAAAACAACCATAGTTGCTCTATTGATGAAAATGACCAACGACAGGCGGCGACATCAAAGGCTATATCTGATTACATCATCGATTTTCTACATGATACTGATGAAGAAATCAAACCAAAATTTGTAGTAGAAGAAATGAGAAGAAGATATGGACTTAGCATTAGTTACCACAAAGCACGGCGTGCAATACAACTAGCTTTTGGTCCAGAAATGGATGTTTAG